A genome region from Baekduia alba includes the following:
- a CDS encoding DNA topoisomerase IB: MATTTLRAPRLKKVDCSGPGLRRVRRGRGFSIVDPDGERVVEAEVLTRVQELVIPPAWQDVWICPYPGGHIQATGVDQRGRKQYLYHPRWRERRDQIKFDDMVTFARTLPRLRARVEEGLARADYSQDHVLALAVRLLDRGFFRIGSEDYAVTNETYGLATMKKRHVRVRDGVLYFDYPAKHSKRRVQAVVDPALGGDICKLKQRRGGGDELLAYRNSARGPWVDVKSPDINAWLKDATGADVSAKDFRTWGATVLASVGFAVSPVPDTKTARKRAMARVVKEVAYYLGNTPAVARASYIDPRTFERYADGITIAGVIPDLAAADDDGDATAIQGDVEAAVLQMLTGEDAPALQPPGGEEIAADLSRAA; this comes from the coding sequence ATGGCCACGACGACGCTCCGCGCACCGCGCCTGAAGAAGGTCGACTGCTCCGGCCCCGGCCTGCGGCGCGTCCGGCGCGGCCGCGGCTTCTCGATCGTCGACCCCGACGGCGAGCGCGTGGTGGAGGCCGAGGTCCTGACCCGGGTCCAGGAGCTCGTCATCCCGCCCGCGTGGCAGGACGTGTGGATCTGCCCCTATCCCGGCGGCCACATCCAGGCGACCGGCGTCGACCAGCGCGGCCGCAAGCAGTACCTCTACCACCCGCGCTGGCGCGAGCGCCGCGACCAGATCAAGTTCGACGACATGGTCACCTTCGCGCGCACGCTCCCCCGCCTGCGCGCGCGGGTAGAGGAGGGCCTGGCGCGCGCCGACTACTCGCAGGACCACGTCCTCGCGCTCGCCGTGCGCCTCCTCGATCGCGGCTTCTTCCGCATCGGCTCCGAGGACTACGCGGTCACGAACGAGACCTACGGGTTGGCCACCATGAAGAAGCGCCACGTCCGCGTGCGCGACGGCGTCCTCTACTTCGACTACCCGGCCAAGCACAGCAAGCGCCGTGTGCAGGCGGTCGTCGACCCGGCGCTGGGCGGCGACATCTGCAAGCTCAAGCAGCGTCGCGGCGGCGGCGATGAGCTGTTGGCCTACAGGAACTCGGCGCGCGGGCCGTGGGTCGACGTCAAGTCGCCCGACATCAACGCCTGGCTGAAGGACGCCACCGGCGCCGACGTCAGCGCCAAGGACTTCCGGACCTGGGGCGCGACCGTGCTGGCCTCGGTCGGCTTCGCCGTCTCGCCCGTCCCCGACACCAAGACCGCCCGCAAGCGCGCGATGGCGCGCGTGGTCAAGGAGGTCGCGTACTACCTCGGCAACACGCCGGCGGTCGCGCGGGCGTCCTACATCGACCCACGCACGTTCGAGCGCTACGCCGACGGGATCACGATCGCGGGCGTCATCCCGGATCTTGCCGCGGCCGACGACGACGGGGACGCCACCGCGATCCAGGGCGACGTCGAGGCCGCGGTGCTGCAGATGCTGACCGGCGAGGACGCGCCGGCGCTGCAGCCGCC
- a CDS encoding Ku protein, which translates to MPRSIWTGAISFGLVTVPVKLYSAVNRKTVRFNQLNAKTGSRIAQKRVDASTGEEVNFEDLVKGYEIASDRYVVIEPGELESVQPAKTKTIDIEDFVDLAEIDPIFYDHPYYLAPAAGGAKPYRLLLEAMRETEKVAIAKVVIRQKESLVAIRALQDHDVLEMATMLFADEVVDPERLDDIPGADDVKTNDRELAIAKQLVESLAGDFEPEKYHDTYREAVLEMIEKKAAGEEIVIAEEAEEAAPVPDLMSALKASLDAVRKTTDDDGDGADEQPKRKRPAASKSGASKAKSAAKK; encoded by the coding sequence ATGCCCCGTTCGATCTGGACCGGCGCCATCAGCTTCGGGCTCGTCACCGTGCCCGTCAAGCTGTACAGCGCGGTCAACCGCAAGACGGTCCGCTTCAACCAGCTCAACGCCAAGACGGGCTCGCGGATCGCGCAGAAGCGGGTGGATGCGTCCACGGGCGAGGAGGTCAACTTCGAGGATCTCGTCAAGGGCTATGAGATCGCGAGCGATCGCTACGTCGTGATCGAGCCGGGAGAGCTGGAGTCCGTCCAGCCGGCGAAGACGAAGACCATCGACATCGAGGACTTCGTCGACCTCGCCGAGATCGACCCGATCTTCTACGACCACCCGTACTACCTGGCGCCGGCGGCCGGTGGCGCCAAGCCCTACCGGCTGCTGCTCGAGGCGATGCGCGAGACCGAGAAGGTCGCGATCGCCAAGGTCGTCATCCGCCAGAAGGAGTCGCTGGTCGCGATCCGCGCGCTCCAGGACCACGACGTCCTCGAGATGGCCACGATGCTGTTCGCCGACGAGGTCGTCGACCCCGAGCGCCTCGACGACATCCCCGGCGCCGACGACGTCAAGACCAACGACCGCGAGCTGGCGATCGCCAAGCAGCTGGTCGAGTCCCTGGCCGGCGACTTCGAGCCCGAGAAGTACCACGACACCTACCGCGAGGCCGTCCTCGAGATGATCGAGAAGAAGGCCGCGGGCGAGGAGATCGTGATCGCCGAGGAGGCCGAGGAGGCCGCCCCCGTCCCGGACCTCATGAGCGCCTTGAAGGCGTCGCTGGACGCGGTGCGCAAGACCACCGACGACGACGGCGACGGCGCCGACGAGCAGCCCAAGCGCAAGCGCCCCGCCGCGTCGAAGTCGGGCGCTTCGAAGGCCAAGTCCGCAGCCAAGAAGTAG
- a CDS encoding type 1 glutamine amidotransferase domain-containing protein — MADTLKDKKVAILVANEGIEQVELTEPRKALQDAGATVELLAPEAGEAQAFNHLDKADAFPVDRAVGDADAADYDALMLPGGVANPDNLRTHPEAVAFVRAFFAAGKPVAAICHAPWTLIEADVLNGRTVTSWPSLQTDIRNAGATWVDEQVVVDGGLVTSRKPDDLTAFNAKMVEEIAEGKHAAQHA; from the coding sequence ATGGCCGACACCCTCAAAGACAAGAAGGTCGCGATCCTCGTCGCCAACGAGGGCATCGAGCAGGTCGAGCTCACCGAGCCGCGCAAGGCGCTCCAGGACGCCGGGGCCACCGTGGAGCTGCTCGCTCCCGAAGCCGGCGAGGCGCAGGCCTTCAACCACCTCGACAAGGCCGACGCGTTTCCGGTCGATCGGGCCGTGGGCGACGCCGACGCCGCCGACTACGACGCGCTGATGCTCCCCGGCGGCGTCGCGAACCCCGACAACCTGCGCACGCATCCGGAGGCGGTCGCCTTCGTCCGCGCGTTCTTCGCCGCCGGCAAGCCCGTCGCGGCGATCTGCCACGCGCCCTGGACGCTGATCGAGGCCGACGTGCTCAATGGCCGGACGGTCACGTCCTGGCCGTCGCTGCAGACCGACATCCGCAACGCCGGCGCCACCTGGGTCGACGAGCAGGTCGTCGTCGACGGAGGCCTCGTGACCTCGCGCAAGCCCGACGACCTGACGGCGTTCAACGCCAAGATGGTCGAGGAGATCGCCGAGGGCAAGCACGCCGCGCAGCACGCCTAG